The sequence CTTGTCTCTAAATCCCTAAGCTGGAGATAAATTAAAAACTCAATTCCTTTTTCTTTTCGTATTTCTCTTTTAGTTATAACAGCAAAAGTTTTACCGTTAGGATTCACTTTAACACTTTCTACAAAGTCAAAGTTTTCTGCTATAAAGTCTGTAGATTTACCGCTTTCAATATCGACAAAATCAAGGATTTCATTTGCCCTCAGAACTAATTTACTGTCTATTGTGATGTCGATATCGTAAAGCCAAGCTTTATTACTCAGCGTCCAGAGAAGAGTTCCACTTTCTACATCCCAACATTTCGTAAATGAGTTACAGGTAGAAATCAATTTTTTTCCGTCAGGCGTGAAACTAAGATGTTTGACCCATGAAGGATGACTGGCTGATTGAATAAGTTTTTCAACTTTCATCTCTTTTCTCCCTTAAAAGGTTTGTATCTTAAGCTATTGAAAGCTTAAAAAACTCTTATTTTTCACTATGTTTCCCCTTGGATTTCATAATGTTCATCCCATCTCAGTTCAACATCTTCTTTTAGGTTGTAAAACTGACATACGGACTCAATTAAGTTTTTGTTATTTAGGACTTTTTTAGACGAAAGGATTACAAAGCGTTTTTTCCTCTTATTATAGACTACTCTGCCCCTTGGAATTTCGTCATATTCTAACAGTCTTAGTTGCGGATAACGGAGAATAAATTCATCCCAATACGTAAAGTGATCACAAGACGGCTGAACCGTGTCTCCGTAATCTTCACCATTTTCAACTGGTTCCTTAAAACCGTCAACTTTGTTGTTTACTATCCAGAAGACGCCAATATGAGGCATCTAAAATCCTTTTTTTTAACTCATTCTTATTTCTAAAATCTACAAGCGAAAAACATAAGTATCTTGTAATATCTTATATCTACAAGAAGTTTGAACGCCTCTACTATATATAAATAGTCCTCTCTTACTCCCCTTTGCTCCAATATTTGTTCTAACTCCTTGAAGCTTCTAAACTCATCTCTCAACTTTAACTCATTTTTCAACTTGTTCTTTAACCCTATTATCTTTTTTGCAAAATCTTTAGTACCTTTAATATCTGGATAATTTTCTCCTGTTTTTTTCTCGTATGTTTCCGCCTTATCAAATATAGAACGGTTACCTTCACTTATATTTAGTTTAGACTCTACTAAAAAGATGTTTCCTATATTATTTACCCATTTTTCATAGTCCCAGTCTCTTTCTTTTTCTTCTTCTAAGGAGTAGGGAAGATCATTTTTATAAAAGTCCCTCTCTATTCTTTTAAATGCTTCTTTTAGTAAGTCTTTTTCTTGCGAATTAACGGAAAACAAGTGTTCTCTCTGTAGACCTCTTGGTCTTTTAGATAAGGGCTTTAGTATGTTTTTCTCAAATGATGACTTATCATAGTCAAAATTAATTCTTTCAAATTCAGCTAAAACGTAAAAGTAATCCTCTCTAAAGTCATAAATGGGATATTTATAGAAATCCTTTCTATAACATTTGTTAGATTGAGAACTGATAAATCTATACTTTCCTTCCTTTAGATGATTGGAAAAGTTAAAGAGTCCTCCCCAAGGACGTTTACCAAGTTTCCAAACAAACATTTCTGAAAACTCTAAAATATTGAGTATATAAGCTCTTTCTGTTAAAAACTCTTTCAAACACGAAGATTCATGTTTGAGATACTCTTCAAGGAATTCGGCAGAATCTTTAAATTTTTTCTTCAAGTAATCAATTCTCTTTTCTAATCTCTCCTTGAAGGATACAAGTCCTAACTTTTTCTTCCTTTCTTCTAAGAGAAACTTCTGTTCCTCTTCAACATCAAAAGTTTTGTTAAACTTAAGTTCCGAGTTAAGATTCAAAGCTATGTAATGTGTAAATCTTGAAGCCCCATAAATGCCCAAGAATTCTCTAACGGAATAAGAAAGTTCATTACTCAGAATATCAATGCCTGATTTCTCTACATTGGTAATACTTTCTTTTAATGTTGAGTAATACTGCTTAATTTCCTTTAAACTTTCATACAAAACACTAAATAGTTTCTTAGCTTCACTTTTTAGATCGTAATTTATAAGATCCCTAAAGGCTTTATTTATTGCTTGATATATAGTATCTTCCCCTGATTCATACCATATATCTATTGAGTACTTAATACTTCCATCCAGAGAAGAACTTTCCTTCTCTTTCTTAATTACATCTATCACATATCTATAGAAACTTTTTCCACTTACTGCATTAGATCTATATAAAAGGAGATTTAAGAGATGCATTGTAGTGGCTTCTGCTTCTTTTGCACTTTTGAAAACCATGAATCTTTCTGAAGTTAAGGACTCTAAAAGTTCGTAGATGTCTGCAAAAAGTTCATTAATATCGTTGTTTTTTTCATTTCTTACTTCTTCCCCAAATAATAAGTTAGCATAATAAATCATTAAGCTTTTAAGTTTTTCTAAGGCAGTTAATCTTTTACCTCTATCCGTCTGAGAAACAAAGATGTTTATAAGTTCAGAAAATGCTGTTTCCTCTTCTTTTTTCGTTAGTTCTCTTACATTAATAACTGTTTTGATAACTTTTAGATTCTCAAGGGATTCATACAATCTACTACTACTATGGTTTGCAAGATTTTCAATAAAATAACAAAAAGCTCTCCTCATTAATTCTTGACTGTAAGTTTTAGGACATAGCTTTTCAATGTTTTTAGCATTAGCAAGTTCTTTCAAGAAATCATAGTCTATCGGAGATCCAAGAAAAATTCTTGGTTCAGAATCCTCGACGAACAGTTTTTTCTTTATTTCACTTTCTTTACCCATTCCTTTCAACTTTCGTAGCATAGCAAATAAAAATAACCATAAAGTTGTTAATCTTTGTTGTCCATCTATAATGAGATAAAACTTGGTTCTTTCATTTTCCAAGTTTTTAATCTGCTGGTAAACTTTTTTATTTACAAAATTCTTTAACTCATCTAAAGCAACCTCTGCCAAGAACACAGTACCAAAGATATAGTTTCTTATATCTCTTTCAGATACATTTTTGATATCAAAGAAAAAATCCTCTATCTGTTTTTTTTCCCAAGCATAAGGTCTTTGATAATGTGGTATGAGATACAAAACATTACCTTCCAATAATCGAGGAAACTCTGTTAATTCAACATCAAATATTTTCTCATTTTGCTTTTTAGAATCCATACAGTCCAATTTTTTCACCTCCCCTTTTCACTTCATTCTACCAAACCGCTTTACTTATCCCTGTTGCTATAACGGTTATCTCTACAGAGTCTTCTATTTCTTCCTCTATGTTAACTGCAAAGAAAAAATTTGTGTTGTCTCTCTTTGTCCTTTCTTCTACTAGTCTTACTGCCTCATAAACTTCGTCAAGTGTCAGATCCATTCCACCTTTTATGCTTATCAACACGTAGCTTGCCTTCTCAAGTTGAACATCTTTTAGAAAAGGACTATTTATTGCTTTTCTTGCAGCCACTATGCCTTTGTCTTTCCCAGTTGCTTTACCGCTACCAATAAAAGCATAACCACCATTACGTATCACGGTTCTTACATCAGAAAAATCGATGCTAATAAGTCCAACTTTCGTTATGGGTTCAACTATTCTTTTTATTGCTTGGTAAAAAACATCATCAATCAATAACCTAAAAGCGTCCAATACACTCATATCATTAGAAGCAACATCAAGAAGTTTTTGATTAGGAACAACGATTAAGGTATCCACAAACTCTTTAAGTTTTCTTATTCCAATCTTTGCGCGTTCGTGTCTTTTCTTTCCCTCAAAATTGAAAGGATAAGTAACGATACCAACAGTTAAAATTCCCATATCTTTTGCGACTTTGGCTATTAAAGGTGCTACTCTTGTTCCTGTTTCCCCTCCCATACCGGTGATAATAAACACTAAATTATAACCCTCAATAGCTTTTCTAAGCTTAGATTCTTCCTTTAAGAGTGACCGTTCTTTTACTGCCTGTTTTTCCTCAGCCTCAAGAAATTCGATAAAACCTTCTTCTATCTGAATCTTAATTGGTCCTTGAATTCTCAAAAGTGTCTGAACGTCTGTATCTATAGCTATAAACTCAATTCCTTTAATTCCTTTAGCAAAAATCATTTCAACGGTATTACAACCACATTCTCCTATTCCAATAACTTTAATAGTTGGTTTCTGTGATGTTTTATCTACTATGCCAGACATCTCAACTACCCTATAATCCAATATATTAAAGCTTACAACAAGCAATAATAAGAATAAATTTGGACAGAAAGTGACCTATAAAAAGGTTTTCTTCTTTAAAAGCAAGTCTTAAAGAAAAACATCAAATCTGTTCCAAATTGCTTTGAAAATATCTATGGAAAACTTGAAAACAAAGTTTAATGTGTTAAACTAAAATACACTAAATTAGTTTAATGGATTACTAATAGATATAGCTAAAAGACTTAAGGTTCCTGAATGAATTCTTCTACCTTCTTAAAGTCTATCTAAACCTCTATGCTGTATATGTTTTATGCGAATGAAACTCCCCGTCAAAAATCATCAGCACCAATAAAGAAGCAGATGGCTTTTTCTAACTTTCTCATTTCTTCCCTCGTCAGAGAAGCTATCCTATCAGGAATGACTCTTGATAAGTCAATTGCCCTTATCTGGTCTATCATGACTGCCGAATCCTTTTCTAAACGTTCCCTTGCCTTTATGAAAAGCCTCATGGGGTACTTGCCTTTGAGATTAGAGGTTATCGGCGCTACAAGAACTGTAGGATAGCTACTAAGAATTTCTTGCCTTTGGATGACTACCACAGGTCTCGTTTTGCCAGGTTCTGCTCCCTTCGTTGGACTGAGTTTTGCTAAGTATATCCCGCCTCTAATCAAGTCCATCTGTCACCGTCCCTTCTAAATCTCTAATATCTTTTAGGTTTTCCGGGTCCTCTGCAAGTTCCCTTGCAGATTCAATTAAATCCTTTAACATCTCCTGTTTTTCAAGTTCCCTTTTGTACAGAAGAAGAGCTTTTTTAACTATCAGGCTTTTAGGACTTTTTGTTTTCTTAGATAGGTTCTCTAACAATTCAAAGAATTGATCATCTAACCTAATCGTATAAGTCTTCAATGCATCCTCCAGATAGCTTTAATAATTATTCTATTATTTCAATAGCGGATTAACAAGTTAATTAACAAATCTGTTTTTGACGGGAATTTTTACAGTCCAGTAGAAGAAAGCCTTTAAGTGTTGTATCACAAGAAGTTTAAAAGCCCATAGAATGGAAACCAATAACAGACAAATTTCTGCAGT is a genomic window of Desulfurobacteriaceae bacterium containing:
- a CDS encoding DUF262 domain-containing protein, which encodes MDSKKQNEKIFDVELTEFPRLLEGNVLYLIPHYQRPYAWEKKQIEDFFFDIKNVSERDIRNYIFGTVFLAEVALDELKNFVNKKVYQQIKNLENERTKFYLIIDGQQRLTTLWLFLFAMLRKLKGMGKESEIKKKLFVEDSEPRIFLGSPIDYDFLKELANAKNIEKLCPKTYSQELMRRAFCYFIENLANHSSSRLYESLENLKVIKTVINVRELTKKEEETAFSELINIFVSQTDRGKRLTALEKLKSLMIYYANLLFGEEVRNEKNNDINELFADIYELLESLTSERFMVFKSAKEAEATTMHLLNLLLYRSNAVSGKSFYRYVIDVIKKEKESSSLDGSIKYSIDIWYESGEDTIYQAINKAFRDLINYDLKSEAKKLFSVLYESLKEIKQYYSTLKESITNVEKSGIDILSNELSYSVREFLGIYGASRFTHYIALNLNSELKFNKTFDVEEEQKFLLEERKKKLGLVSFKERLEKRIDYLKKKFKDSAEFLEEYLKHESSCLKEFLTERAYILNILEFSEMFVWKLGKRPWGGLFNFSNHLKEGKYRFISSQSNKCYRKDFYKYPIYDFREDYFYVLAEFERINFDYDKSSFEKNILKPLSKRPRGLQREHLFSVNSQEKDLLKEAFKRIERDFYKNDLPYSLEEEKERDWDYEKWVNNIGNIFLVESKLNISEGNRSIFDKAETYEKKTGENYPDIKGTKDFAKKIIGLKNKLKNELKLRDEFRSFKELEQILEQRGVREDYLYIVEAFKLLVDIRYYKILMFFACRF
- a CDS encoding cell division protein FtsZ gives rise to the protein MSGIVDKTSQKPTIKVIGIGECGCNTVEMIFAKGIKGIEFIAIDTDVQTLLRIQGPIKIQIEEGFIEFLEAEEKQAVKERSLLKEESKLRKAIEGYNLVFIITGMGGETGTRVAPLIAKVAKDMGILTVGIVTYPFNFEGKKRHERAKIGIRKLKEFVDTLIVVPNQKLLDVASNDMSVLDAFRLLIDDVFYQAIKRIVEPITKVGLISIDFSDVRTVIRNGGYAFIGSGKATGKDKGIVAARKAINSPFLKDVQLEKASYVLISIKGGMDLTLDEVYEAVRLVEERTKRDNTNFFFAVNIEEEIEDSVEITVIATGISKAVW
- a CDS encoding type II toxin-antitoxin system PemK/MazF family toxin — its product is MDLIRGGIYLAKLSPTKGAEPGKTRPVVVIQRQEILSSYPTVLVAPITSNLKGKYPMRLFIKARERLEKDSAVMIDQIRAIDLSRVIPDRIASLTREEMRKLEKAICFFIGADDF
- a CDS encoding ribbon-helix-helix domain-containing protein translates to MKTYTIRLDDQFFELLENLSKKTKSPKSLIVKKALLLYKRELEKQEMLKDLIESARELAEDPENLKDIRDLEGTVTDGLD